The following proteins are encoded in a genomic region of Arachis ipaensis cultivar K30076 chromosome B02, Araip1.1, whole genome shotgun sequence:
- the LOC107623364 gene encoding putative pentatricopeptide repeat-containing protein At5g37570 isoform X2 produces MNSIFQHSSSPPRSTATITTLLKACKTIHHLYQVHASIIQRGLEQDHHIISCFISISASFATTASYYTAVFDCVLSPSPFLWNSLIGAHTKGSFFFDTFSTFIRMKAHGSLPDRYTYSSVIKACSSMSRSWEGKLLHGSALRCGVEGNMFVGTCLVDMYGKCGKIGDARKVFDGMCEKNVVSWTAIVVGYVKDGDMVEAKRLFDEMPQRNVTSWNVMIWGFVKVGDLGNARVVFDAMPKKSVVSFTIMIDGYAKAGDMATSRFLFDQAPEKDIVAWSTLISGYVQNGQPNRALRVFLEMESMNVKPDEFILVSLMSASSQLGNLELARWVDSYVNKSSIDMKQDHVIAALLDMNAKCGNMERALKLFEEMPNRDLVSYCSMIQGLSIHGFEEDALKFFNRMVKDGLTPDEVAFKIILTACSHAGLVDEGWNYFRSMKEKYCVSPSPDHYACMVDLLSRSGHLRDAYELIKVMPVESHAAAWGALLGACKAYGDSDSGSLDRCFPCKNEDEEQ; encoded by the exons ATGAATTCAATATTTCAACACTCTTCTTCTCCGCCACGTTCCACTGCCACCATTACCACCCTTCTCAAGGCCTGCAAGACCATTCATCACCTCTACCAAGTCCACGCCTCCATCATTCAACGAGGCCTAGAGCAAGATCACCATATCATCTCCTGCTTCATTTCCATTTCCGCCTCCTTTGCCACCACTGCTTCATATTACACCGCCGTCTTTGACTGCGTCCTTAGCCCTTCCCCTTTCCTCTGGAACTCCCTCATCGGAGCCCACACCAAAGGAAGTTTTTTTTTTGACACCTTCTCTACTTTTATTCGCATGAAGGCACATGGGTCTCTTCCCGATAGGTACACTTACTCTTCTGTGATTAAGGCCTGTTCAAGCATGTCTAGGTCCTGGGAAGGAAAATTGCTCCATGGCTCGGCATTGAGGTGTGGGGTTGAAGGTAATATGTTTGTTGGAACCTGTTTGGTCGATATGTATGGGAAATGTGGAAAGATTGGTGACGCTCGCAAGGTGTTTGATGGAATGTGTGAGAAGAATGTAGTTTCATGGACGGCTATAGTGGTTGGCTATGTGAAGGATGGGGATATGGTGGAGGCAAAGAggctgtttgatgaaatgcctcaaaGGAATGTGACATCATGGAATGTGATGATATGGGGTTTTGTGAAGGTGGGGGATTTGGGCAATGCTAGGGTAGTGTTTGATGCTATGCCGAAAAAGAGTGTTGTTTCTTTCACGATCATGATTGATGGCTATGCAAAGGCTGGTGACATGGCTACCTCAAGGTTCTTGTTCGACCAAGCTCCGGAAAAGGATATTGTTGCATGGTCTACTTTGATATCAGGGTATGTACAGAATGGTCAACCTAACAGGGCCTTGAGAGTATTTCTTGAGATGGAGTCAATGAATGTGAAACCTGATGAATTCATATTGGTTAGCTTGATGTCGGCTTCTTCTCAGTTGGGTAATTTAGAACTGGCTCGATGGGTTGATTCTTATGTAAACAAGAGCTCTATTGATATGAAACAGGACCACGTGATTGCAGCGCTTCTGGATATGAATGCTAAATGTGGAAACATGGAAAGGGCATTAAAATTATTTGAAGAAATGCCTAACCGTGATCTAGTCTCATATTGTTCGATGATACAAGGGTTGTCAATTCATGGATTCGAGGAAGATGCACTGAAGTTCTTTAACAGGATGGTGAAGGATGGGCTAACTCCGGATGAGGTGGCCTTCAAAATCATTCTAACAGCTTGTAGTCATGCTGGACTTGTTGATGAGGGCTGGAACTACTTTCGCTCTATGAAGGAAAAGTACTGTGTTAGTCCTTCACCTGATCACTATGCATGTATGGTTGACCTTCTAAGTCGATCAGGGCATTTACGGGATGCTTATGAGCTTATAAAAGTAATGCCGGTGGAATCTCATGCTGCTGCCTGGGGTGCACTTCTTGGGGCATGTAAAGCATACGGTGATTCAGA CAGCGGATCGTTGGATAGATGTTTCCCTTGTAAGAACGAAGATGAGGAACAGTAG
- the LOC107623354 gene encoding jasmonic acid-amido synthetase JAR1 gives MLEKVEGFNMEKVIEEFEEVTKDAGRVQIETLRKILEDNSEAEYLQNLGLNGRTDPQSFKNCVPLVTHKELEPYINRMIDGDLSSILTSKPITTMSLSSGTTQGKPKFVPWNDELFETTVQIYKTSFAFRNKEFPITSGKALSFIYSSKQFKTKGGLAAGTATTNVFRNSRYTVAMQALKSQCCSPEEVIFGPDFHQSLYCHLLCGLIFCDEVQFVSSTFAHSIVHSFRTFEQVWEDLVADIRDGVLTERVTVPSLRNAMSKILKPDPNLANIIQTKIMGLSNWYGLIQELFPNAKYVYGIMTGSMEPYLKKLRHYAGDLPLLTSDYGSSEGWIATNVNPTLPPESALYTVLPQIGYFEFIPQNKADSDFIDVEPQPVGLTQVKVGQEYEIVITTPAGLYRYRLGDIVKVMGFYNSSPQLKFVRRSSLLLTINIDKNTEKDLQLAVEEASKFLAEEKLEVVDYTSYVDVSKDPGHYVIVWEISGEASEEVLSECCNCLDKSFVDAGYTSSRKVNCIGALELRVVRHGTFQKILEHYIGLGSAVSQFKTPRCVGSNNAKVLQILNENVVNKYFSSAFNN, from the exons ATGTTAGAGAAAGTTGAAGGTTTCAACATGGAGAAAGTAATAGAGGAATTTGAGGAAGTTACTAAGGATGCTGGTAGAGTTCAAATTGAAACTCTTAGGAAGATTCTTGAAGATAATTCAGAAGCTGAATACCTTCAGAATTTAGGACTTAATGGAAGAACTGATCCTCAGAGTTTCAAGAACTGTGTCCCACTTGTTACTCATAAAGAGCTTGAACCTTACATCAATAGAATGATTGATGGTGATCTTTCTTCAATCCTCACTTCAAAACCAATCACAACTATGTCTCTAAG CTCTGGAACTACTCAGGGGAAGCCAAAGTTTGTGCCATGGAATGATGAGCTTTTTGAGACCACAGTTCAGATATATAAAACCTCTTTTGCCTTTAGAAACAA aGAATTTCCAATCACAAGTGGAAAGGCCTTAAGCTTCATATACAGCAGCAAGCAATTCAAGACCAAAGGAGGGTTAGCAGCAGGAACAGCAACAACAAATGTTTTCAGAAATTCAAGATACACTGTTGCAATGCAAGCACTAAAATCACAATGTTGCAGCCCTGAAGAAGTGATATTTGGTCCTGATTTTCACCAATCACTCTATTGCCACCTACTTTGTGGCCTAATCTTCTGTgatgaggttcaatttgtgtccTCAACTTTTGCACACAGCATTGTCCATTCTTTTAGGACATTTGAGCAAGTTTGGGAGGATCTTGTTGCTGATATAAGGGATGGTGTCCTTACCGAAAGGGTCACTGTCCCTTCCTTGAGGAATGCTATGTCCAAAATTCTCAAGCCTGATCCCAATTTGGCTAACATCATCCAAACAAAAATCATGGGGTTAAGCAATTG GTATGGATTAATTCAAGAGCTATTTCCAAATGCAAAGTATGTGTATGGAATAATGACAGGGTCAATGGAGCCATATTTGAAGAAGTTAAGGCACTATGCTGGTGACCTACCACTGTTGACTTCTGATTATGGATCTTCAGAAGGTTGGATTGCTACAAATGTGAATCCAACATTGCCACCTGAGTCTGCCTTGTACACTGTTCTTCCTCAAATTGGATACTTTGAATTTATACCTCAAAATAAGGCAGACTCTGATTTCATTGATGTGGAACCTCAGCCTGTTGGACTCACTCAAGTTAAGGTTGGTCAAGAATATGAAATTGTTATCACCACTCCAGCAG GCTTGTACAGGTATCGACTCGGCGATATTGTTAAGGTTATGGGATTCTACAACTCATCGCCGCAACTAAAATTCGTCCGGCGGAGCAGCCTTCTACTTACAATCAACATAGACAAGAACACAGAGAAGGATCTTCAATTAGCTGTGGAAGAAGCATCAAAGTTTCTAgctgaagaaaaattagaagttGTTGATTACACAAGTTATGTTGATGTGTCCAAAGATCCAGGGCACTATGTTATAGTTTGGGAAATTAGTGGCGAAGCAAGTGAAGAAGTTCTTAGTGAATGTTGCAATTGCTTGGACAAATCCTTTGTTGATGCAGGGTATACTAGCTCTAGGAAGGTCAATTGCATCGGCGCCCTCGAACTCCGAGTCGTCCGGCACGGAACATTCCAGAAGATTCTAGAACATTATATAGGGTTAGGATCTGCTGTTAGTCAGTTCAAGACACCAAGGTGTGTAGGGTCTAACAATGCCAAAGTGTTGCAAATATTGAATGAGAATGTTGTGAACAAGTACTTTAGTTCTGCTTTCAATAATTGA
- the LOC107623400 gene encoding protein ENHANCED DISEASE RESISTANCE 4: MEDSSKMRLVRCPKCQNLLPELADYSVYQCGGCGAVLRAKHNKGYGSGALSEISDEEIVGRDGAKLGNSRGKGVVDLSNNSDIDVKSNGGSSRYGQIDLEKVKNGYESEISKNGFDSNVNKDEGDSKSIRRGQPEQNSHEKGPELFESMSNWRNGERNEMEFWRKPPVDIEGVRFSTLNYPDEGTSSSYSSFPYNYGKQWRSEKDMDGASRVQHLEQDRAELLRKLDELTNQLNRSPEVGNSSKEQFRPEGRTVSPDPYGSRDTWSSDRSNRTISRQLFGPNKHAPGPPYFDYHRDPYGYTSSHEMAMSNFHPSMHNPNYIPRFGDPFAAQMRRGPNQLYHQFPQQPMHPYFPGRYFDTSSDSYELYAHNAMLHPPSCACFFCYDNKRRGSLPTQPNPAFVNSRFLDTPNDPMLYHHEVPGTFDPHVHGSRTAIPPVHETQLRARRPTGDYNSNMAKSVRTLPRKVMPGSGARYIHPIAGGSPFITCYNCFELLQLPIKALVVVKKRRQKVRCGACSSEISFAISNKKLIISLNSEVKETTTAIKDTANEAVNTSGVNFSSDDYAGYDFHSVDRESPVPVVESRMNSRKPQETQSFPSSSLGTSEDENSPEIMIAEGEAEKSIAPLNKAVISPPPAGFPLQEHFDFSDNNRVINRFGKGNLSSRSEQEKGKIVDKVPSSRQTSLKEVVLATEMDVHDYSNSGASQDTGYASQEHDHLRSNKGGESFFASFIKKGFRDSSQTNGTDDHGKCKVSINGQPLSDRAIKKAEKLAGSIRPGNYWYDSRAGFWGVMGGPCLGIIPPFIEEFNYPMSEKCAGGNTGIFVNGRELHQRDLDLLSGRGLPRDSDRSYIVEISGRILDEDTGEELECLGRLAPTVEKAKHGFGMKVPRTDA, translated from the exons ATGGAGGATTCTTCAAAAATGCGGTTGGTGAGGTGCCCCAAGTGCCAGAATCTGCTTCCTGAGCTTGCTGATTACTCTGTTTATcaatgtggtggttgtggtgctGTTCTTAGAG CAAAGCATAATAAGGGTTATGGAAGTGGTGCCTTATCGGAGATATCAGACGAAGAAATAGTTGGAAGAGATGGAGCTAAATTGGGAAATTCAAGGGGGAAAGGTGTGGTTGACTTGAGTAATAATTCGGATATTGATGTTAAGTCGAATGGTGGCTCCTCGAGGTATGGTCAAATAGATTTGGAGAAAGTGAAAAATGGATACGAGAGTGAGATTTCGAAGAATGGTTTTGATTCGAATGTAAACAAGGATGAAGGGGATAGTAAATCAATAAGAAGAGGGCAGCCGGAACAAAATTCGCATGAAAAAGGGCCCGAATTATTCGAGAGCATGTCTAATTGGCGAAATGGGGAAAGAAATGAGATGGAATTTTGGAGAAAGCCACCTGTTGATATAGAAGGTGTGAGGTTTTCCACTTTGAACTATCCTGATGAGGGAACTTCAAGCAGCTATTCTAGTTTCCCTTACAATTATGGGAAGCAATGGAGGAGTGAGAAAGACATGGATGGTGCAAGCAGGGTTCAGCACCTCGAGCAAGATCGCGCCGAGCTTCTAAGGAAGCTGGACGAGTTAACAAATCAGTTGAACCGGTCTCCTGAAGTGGGTAATAGTTCTAAAGAGCAGTTTCGTCCCGAAGGAAGGACAGTTTCGCCAGATCCTTATGGCAGCCGGGACACTTGGTCTTCGGACAGGTCGAACAGGACTATTTCAAGGCAGTTATTTGGCCCTAACAAACATGCACCTGGGCCACCTTATTTCGATTATCATCGTGATCCGTATGGTTATACAAGTAGTCATGAAATGGCTATGTCAAACTTCCATCCTTCAATGCATAATCCAAATTACATTCCTCGATTCGGGGATCCTTTCGCTGCCCAAATGAGGAGAGGTCCAAATCAGCTTTACCATCAGTTCCCACAACAACCAATGCATCCTTACTTTCCCGGCCGGTATTTTGATACTAGTTCAGATTCATATGAACTCTATGCACATAATGCAATGCTTCATCCACCTTCCTGCGCTTGCTTTTTTTGCTACGACAACAAACGCAGAGGTTCATTGCCGACACAACCAAATCCTGCATTTGTTAATAGTAGATTCCTTGATACCCCGAATGATCCCATGTTGTACCATCATGAGGTTCCGGGGACATTTGATCCTCATGTTCATGGTTCAAGAACTGCCATTCCTCCTGTTCATGAAACTCAATTACGTGCTAGAAGGCCTACTGGTGACTATAACTCTAACATGGCTAAGTCTGTCCGAACCCTTCCTCGAAAAGTAATGCCAGGAAGTGGTGCTCGGTATATCCATCCTATAGCTGGTGGTTCTCCGTTCATCACATGTTATAATTGCTTTGAGTTGCTACAACTTCCTATCAAAGCATTGGTTGTGGTGAAAAAACGGCGGCAAAAAGTGAGGTGTGGGGCTTGTTCTTCAGAAATAAGCTTTGCTATCAGCAATAAGAAGCTAATTATCTCTCTTAATTCGGAAGTGAAGGAAACTACTACAGCGATCAAAGATACTGCCAATGAGGCTGTGAACACAAGTGGTGTTAACTTCTCTTCAGATGATTATGCTGGCTATGATTTTCACTCGGTGGATAGAGAGTCTCCTGTGCCAGTTGTGGAGTCAAGAATGAACTCTAGAAAGCCCCAAGAGACACAAAGTTTCCCCTCTTCGTCTCTAGGTACCTCAGAGGATGAAAACAGTCCAGAAATTATGATTGCCGAAGGTGAAGCCGAAAAGTCCATTGCTCCCCTGAATAAAGCAGTGATATCTCCCCCACCTGCTGGATTTCCTCTTCAAGAGCATTTTGATTTCAGTGATAATAACCGTGTGATTAACCGGTTTGGTAAAGGCAACCTAAGTAGTCGGTCGGAACAAGAAAAAGGCAAAATAGTAGACAAGGTTCCCTCATCAAGGCAAACTTCTTTGAAAGAGGTGGTGCTTGCAACCGAAATGGATGTCCATGACTATTCGAACTCCGGAGCCTCCCAGGATACCGGCTATGCAAGCCAAGAACATGATCATCTCAGATCTAACAAGGGTGGTGAATCATTTTTCGCAAGCTTTATCAAGAAAGGTTTCAGGGATTCTTCTCAAACTAATGGAACCGATGATCATGGCAAATGCAAAGTTTCCATAAATGGACAGCCCTTGTCGGATCGTGCAATCAAGAAGGCGGAAAAGCTAGCTGGATCCATTCGTCCCGGAAATTACTG GTATGATTCTCGGGCCGGATTCTGGGGCGTCATGGGTGGACCTTGTCTTGGAATAATTCCA CCATTTATAGAAGAGTTCAATTATCCTATGTCGGAAAAATGTGCTGGTGGAAATACCGGCATTTTTGTGAATGGTAGGGAGCTTCACCAAAGAGATTTGGACTTGCTTTCTGGAAGAGGACTTCCCCGTGACAGCGACAGATCTTACATCGTCGAAATCTCCGGGAGAATCCTAGATGAAGACACTGGAGAAGAGCTAGAGTGCCTTGGCAGACTTGCGCCGAC AGTGGAGAAAGCAAAACATGGATTTGGCATGAAAGTACCAAGAACAGatgcataa
- the LOC107623364 gene encoding putative pentatricopeptide repeat-containing protein At5g37570 isoform X1, whose protein sequence is MNSIFQHSSSPPRSTATITTLLKACKTIHHLYQVHASIIQRGLEQDHHIISCFISISASFATTASYYTAVFDCVLSPSPFLWNSLIGAHTKGSFFFDTFSTFIRMKAHGSLPDRYTYSSVIKACSSMSRSWEGKLLHGSALRCGVEGNMFVGTCLVDMYGKCGKIGDARKVFDGMCEKNVVSWTAIVVGYVKDGDMVEAKRLFDEMPQRNVTSWNVMIWGFVKVGDLGNARVVFDAMPKKSVVSFTIMIDGYAKAGDMATSRFLFDQAPEKDIVAWSTLISGYVQNGQPNRALRVFLEMESMNVKPDEFILVSLMSASSQLGNLELARWVDSYVNKSSIDMKQDHVIAALLDMNAKCGNMERALKLFEEMPNRDLVSYCSMIQGLSIHGFEEDALKFFNRMVKDGLTPDEVAFKIILTACSHAGLVDEGWNYFRSMKEKYCVSPSPDHYACMVDLLSRSGHLRDAYELIKVMPVESHAAAWGALLGACKAYGDSELGEIAANQLFEIEPQNAANYVLLSNIYAAADRWIDVSLVRTKMRNSRVRKVPGCSQFNPDLGSLAF, encoded by the coding sequence ATGAATTCAATATTTCAACACTCTTCTTCTCCGCCACGTTCCACTGCCACCATTACCACCCTTCTCAAGGCCTGCAAGACCATTCATCACCTCTACCAAGTCCACGCCTCCATCATTCAACGAGGCCTAGAGCAAGATCACCATATCATCTCCTGCTTCATTTCCATTTCCGCCTCCTTTGCCACCACTGCTTCATATTACACCGCCGTCTTTGACTGCGTCCTTAGCCCTTCCCCTTTCCTCTGGAACTCCCTCATCGGAGCCCACACCAAAGGAAGTTTTTTTTTTGACACCTTCTCTACTTTTATTCGCATGAAGGCACATGGGTCTCTTCCCGATAGGTACACTTACTCTTCTGTGATTAAGGCCTGTTCAAGCATGTCTAGGTCCTGGGAAGGAAAATTGCTCCATGGCTCGGCATTGAGGTGTGGGGTTGAAGGTAATATGTTTGTTGGAACCTGTTTGGTCGATATGTATGGGAAATGTGGAAAGATTGGTGACGCTCGCAAGGTGTTTGATGGAATGTGTGAGAAGAATGTAGTTTCATGGACGGCTATAGTGGTTGGCTATGTGAAGGATGGGGATATGGTGGAGGCAAAGAggctgtttgatgaaatgcctcaaaGGAATGTGACATCATGGAATGTGATGATATGGGGTTTTGTGAAGGTGGGGGATTTGGGCAATGCTAGGGTAGTGTTTGATGCTATGCCGAAAAAGAGTGTTGTTTCTTTCACGATCATGATTGATGGCTATGCAAAGGCTGGTGACATGGCTACCTCAAGGTTCTTGTTCGACCAAGCTCCGGAAAAGGATATTGTTGCATGGTCTACTTTGATATCAGGGTATGTACAGAATGGTCAACCTAACAGGGCCTTGAGAGTATTTCTTGAGATGGAGTCAATGAATGTGAAACCTGATGAATTCATATTGGTTAGCTTGATGTCGGCTTCTTCTCAGTTGGGTAATTTAGAACTGGCTCGATGGGTTGATTCTTATGTAAACAAGAGCTCTATTGATATGAAACAGGACCACGTGATTGCAGCGCTTCTGGATATGAATGCTAAATGTGGAAACATGGAAAGGGCATTAAAATTATTTGAAGAAATGCCTAACCGTGATCTAGTCTCATATTGTTCGATGATACAAGGGTTGTCAATTCATGGATTCGAGGAAGATGCACTGAAGTTCTTTAACAGGATGGTGAAGGATGGGCTAACTCCGGATGAGGTGGCCTTCAAAATCATTCTAACAGCTTGTAGTCATGCTGGACTTGTTGATGAGGGCTGGAACTACTTTCGCTCTATGAAGGAAAAGTACTGTGTTAGTCCTTCACCTGATCACTATGCATGTATGGTTGACCTTCTAAGTCGATCAGGGCATTTACGGGATGCTTATGAGCTTATAAAAGTAATGCCGGTGGAATCTCATGCTGCTGCCTGGGGTGCACTTCTTGGGGCATGTAAAGCATACGGTGATTCAGAGTTAGGAGAGATTGCTGCTAATCAACTTTTTGAGATTGAACCTCAAAATGCTGCTAACTATGTGCTGTTGTCTAACATCTATGCAGCAGCGGATCGTTGGATAGATGTTTCCCTTGTAAGAACGAAGATGAGGAACAGTAGGGTGCGAAAGGTACCTGGTTGCAGTCAGTTTAATCCAGACTTGGGCTCTTTGGCCTTTTAA
- the LOC107626645 gene encoding pentatricopeptide repeat-containing protein At4g39530, with amino-acid sequence MSKALMKNSEEEKEEEEEVVIGGVVASPLWDCGSPLYDSFELATLSHIIDRHTVVLPHLSGSKKAISHGFDESHHHHDEVKKISIEDSKGSSSLKSTSFSEILDKIMGKRKTHLANNLLSLYSKCGQFSYTHHLFDQMPHKNVITWTTLISANLRNGYLPKAFDMFNHMREVGESPNEYTLSALLHACADPGLRDVGLQLHGVLVRCGLERDKFAGSSLVYMYFNSDSDLKSASCVFHELLERDLVAWNVRVSGFAQVGKFGVVKRLGEFMGWCLSLVPKLIWWLALGRTLVDLYAEFRDIDSCRKIFDYMEEKDSLLVKTYLIYNTFKIRNMKSKFQIVAPLEAPF; translated from the exons ATGAGCAAAGCATTGATGAAGAATtctgaagaagagaaagaagaagaagaagaagttgttaTTGGAGGAGTAGTAGCTTCTCCATTATGGGATTGTGGAAGCCCTTTATATGATTCATTTGAATTGGCAACACTTTCTCATATTATTGATAGGCATACGGTTGTTTTGCCACATCTTAGTGGATCAAAGAAGGCAATTAGCCACGGTTTTGATGAAAGTCATCATCACCATGATGAAGTGAAGAAGATTTCAATTGAAGATTCCAAAGGTTCTTCTTCTCTCAAGTCAACAAGCTTTAGTGAAATTTTGGACAAGATCATGGGGAAGAGAAAA ACGCATTTGGCAAATAACCTTTTGAGCCTTTATTCAAAATGTGGCCAATTCAGCTATACCCACCACCTGTTCGACCAAATGCCCCACAAGAACGTTATCACTTGGACAAccttaatttctgcaaatcttaGAAATGGGTATCTCCCAAAAGCCTTTGACATGTTCAATCACATGCGTGAGGTTGGTGAGAGTCCCAATGAGTACACGTTATCTGCACTGCTCCATGCTTGTGCTGATCCTGGTTTGAGGGATGTTGGTTTGCAGCTTCATGGTGTGTTGGTTCGGTGTGGCCTTGAGAGGGACAAGTTTGCTGGGAGCTCtcttgtgtatatgtactttaaCAGTGACAGCGATCTTAAAAGTGCTTCTTGTGTCTTTCATGAATTGTTGGAGAGGGACCTTGTTGCTTGGAATGTCAGGGTTTCTGGATTTGCTCAAGTTGGTAAATTTGGTGTGGTGAAGAG GTTAGGGGAGTTCATGGGCTGGTGTTTAAGTTTGGTGCCGAAGTTGATATGGTGGTTGGCACTTGGCAGAACTCTGGTTGACTTGTATGCTGAATTTAGGGACATAGATTCTTGCAGGAAAATCTTTGACTACATGGAGGAAAAGGATAGTTTATTAGTAAAAACATACCTAATATACAACACATTTAAGATTCGGAATATGAAATCAAAGTTTCAAATTGTTGCACCTCTTGAAGCTCCCTTTTAA